From Jiangella mangrovi:
CGTACCGCATGGTCGGCCTCATGGCCATCCTGGCGCTCGTCGGATACGCCGGCATCGCCTACGCGGCACTGAGCGTGCTGGGGGCGACGTTGACGCTGCCCGGCCTCGCCGGCTTCGTCCTGGCCATCGGCATGGCCGTCGACGCGAACGTCCTGATCTTCGAACGCGCCCGAGAGGAATACGTCGACGGCACGACGAAGAGCCTGCGGGGCGCGGTCCAGAACGGCTTCAAGAACGCGCTGTCCGCCATCGCCGACTCCAACGTCACCACGCTGCTGGCCGCCGGGCTGCTGTTCTTCCTGGCCTCCGGCCCGGTCCGTGGCTTCGGCGTGACGCTGACCATCGGTGTGCTGGCATCGCTGCTGTCGGCGCTGGTTCTGAGCCGGGTGCTGTGCGAGTGGGTGGCCGACCGCCGCTGGCTGCGCGAGCACCCGCATGCCAGTGGCCTGGCCCACCACGGCCGGGTCCGGCTGTGGCTGCGCGAGCGCAACCCGCAGCTCATGACCCGGCCGCTCCGCTGGCTTCTGATCTCCGCGGTCGCGGTCGTGCTCGCCGTCGGCGGCATCGTCGTCCGCGGTCTCGAGTTCGGCATCGAGTTCACCGGCGGCCGGCTGGTCGAGGTGTCCACGACCGAGCCGATCGACGTCGACGACGCCCGCGCCGCCGTGGCCGACGCCGGGTTCCCGACCGCCATCGTCCAGGAGTCCGGCGACGACGACATCACCGTCCGGGCCAGTGACATGTCCGACGACCAGGCGGCCGCCGTCATCGAGGCGATCGGCGAGCTCGGCGGCGGCTCCGAACTGGTCCGCGACGAGCTGATCGGACCCAGCCTCGGCGACGAGCTGCAGCGCAACGCGCTCATCGCGCTGGGGGTGGCGCTGGCGGCACAGCTGGCGTACCTCGCCATCCGGTTCCGCTGGACGTTCGGCACCGGCGCCGTCGTGGCGCTGTTCCAGAACGTCGTGGTCACCGTCGGCATCTTCGCGTGGATCGGCAAGCCGCTCGACGGCATCTTCCTCGCGGCCCTGCTGACGATCATCGGTTACAGCGTCAACGACGCCGTCGTCGTGTTCGACCGCATCCGCGAGACGTGGACCCGCAAGGACGGCGAGAAGTTCAGCGACGTCTCCAACACGGCCATCCTCAACACCCTGCCGCGGTCGGTGAACACCGGCGCCAGCACCTTGTTCATCCTCATCGCCCTGCTCATCCTGGGCGGCGACTCGCTGTCCGACTTCGCTCTGGCTCTCGTCCTGGGCATCGTGATCGGTACGTACTCGTCGAACTTCACGGCCGTGCCGCTCACGATCCTGCTCGAGGACAAGCAGCCGGCTCCGCCGCCGGCCCCGAAGAAGGTCGACAAGCGCAGCCGCGAAGACCCGAACTACGGCGCCGTCGTCTGACGGCGCCCCCGCCCGACGCAGTGGAGGGGACGGTGCCCGCTCGGGTACCGTTTCCTCTCCTGCCCGAATAGCTCAGCTGGTCAGAGCAACCGCCTTGTAAGCGGTAGGTCGTCGGTTCGAATCCGACTTCGGGCTCCGCAAGAATCGACCAATCTCCAGAGGTTCTCCGCGTTCAATCGTCCAGGAATCTCACCGATCCGCGAAGTTCTGCGCCGGACGAGTGCAACGCCTGCCCCTTCACACAACGGTGTGAGATCGCTGCGCCGAGTGTGTGAAGGAACTGTGGTCGGGGCGACAGCATCGCCACACCGATCCTGGATGACCATCGTGGGTGGTCGCGGGAAACTCGGATGCCGCGCCGGGGCCGCCATGGCACGATCCTCGCCATGGCGGACCGGGAGCTGCGCACGATCTTCGACGAGGACGCCGAGCTCTACGACCGCTGCCGGCCGGGCTATCCGGAGACGATCTTCGACGACCTCGCCGAGCTGGCCGGTTTGGCGCCCGGACGCCGCGTGGTCGAGATCGGGCCGGGGACCGGGCAGGCGACCCGCCGGCTGGTGGCGCACGGCACCGAGGTGGTCGCCGTCGAGCTGGGGGCGAACCTCGCGGCGGTGCTGCGCGAACGGACCGCGGGGCAGCCGGTCGAGGTGGTGGAAGCGGCGTTCGAGCACTGGTCGGCGGGTGCGCCGGTGGCCTCGGCCGACCTGGTCGCGTCGTTCACGGCCTGGCACTGGCTGGACCCCGGCATTCGAGGCGAACGCGTGGCGCGAGTACTGCGGCCCGGCGGCGCGCTGGCCACGGTGACGACCGAGCACGTGCTCGGCGGCACGGCGGACTTCTTCGCCCACGTGCAGGACTGCTACGAGCGCTGGGACCCGGCCACCCCGCCCGGTCTGCGGCTCACCCCGGCCGACGACATCGCGCCCATCACCGATGAGGTCGACGACTCGCCGCTGTTCCAGCCGGCCGTCCGCCGCCGCTACCGCGCCGACGTCACCTACGACCGGCAGGGCTACCTCGACCTGCTGTCGACGTACTCCGGGCACCGCGCTCTCCGGCCCGACCTGCGCCGCGGGCTGTTCGACTGCATCGGCGGCCTGATCGACGGGAGGTACGGCGGCCACATCACCAAGGCCTACCTCTACGAGCTCAGGGTCACCCGCACGTGGCCGTCGAAGAGCCACTGACCGGCGGC
This genomic window contains:
- the secD gene encoding protein translocase subunit SecD is translated as MTALYLVGGATAVILVTYALFRRRAKKRGDGASDGGRAARAVTALLVLAGSAFVTLTASPNLGLDLEGGAQIVLETQSTDTVEANAESTDRALEVLRRRVDALGVSEPSLSRSGDRRIIVELPGVSDPREAADALGQTAQLTVHAVTGYDTSGLPPVETPAPGETPPATPPAETPPATPPATPPATEGSVGGAIEPSTSTGDTGTDVLAGTTPAPTDPAAPAETPAPGETPAPGGEDQLVLPDESGQPLLLAPTAMTGEEIDGADAIFDVQRGGWLVTLDFTGNGGDTWANLTSEAACQPDGDPRRRIAIVLDETVISSPNVTTSVQCGVGIRGGQTEITGDFSEEEAKDLAALVEGGALPVDVTTVEQRVVGPTLGDEAIEASAWAAIIGMAATAIFIGIAYRMVGLMAILALVGYAGIAYAALSVLGATLTLPGLAGFVLAIGMAVDANVLIFERAREEYVDGTTKSLRGAVQNGFKNALSAIADSNVTTLLAAGLLFFLASGPVRGFGVTLTIGVLASLLSALVLSRVLCEWVADRRWLREHPHASGLAHHGRVRLWLRERNPQLMTRPLRWLLISAVAVVLAVGGIVVRGLEFGIEFTGGRLVEVSTTEPIDVDDARAAVADAGFPTAIVQESGDDDITVRASDMSDDQAAAVIEAIGELGGGSELVRDELIGPSLGDELQRNALIALGVALAAQLAYLAIRFRWTFGTGAVVALFQNVVVTVGIFAWIGKPLDGIFLAALLTIIGYSVNDAVVVFDRIRETWTRKDGEKFSDVSNTAILNTLPRSVNTGASTLFILIALLILGGDSLSDFALALVLGIVIGTYSSNFTAVPLTILLEDKQPAPPPAPKKVDKRSREDPNYGAVV
- a CDS encoding class I SAM-dependent methyltransferase: MADRELRTIFDEDAELYDRCRPGYPETIFDDLAELAGLAPGRRVVEIGPGTGQATRRLVAHGTEVVAVELGANLAAVLRERTAGQPVEVVEAAFEHWSAGAPVASADLVASFTAWHWLDPGIRGERVARVLRPGGALATVTTEHVLGGTADFFAHVQDCYERWDPATPPGLRLTPADDIAPITDEVDDSPLFQPAVRRRYRADVTYDRQGYLDLLSTYSGHRALRPDLRRGLFDCIGGLIDGRYGGHITKAYLYELRVTRTWPSKSH